A region of the bacterium genome:
CCGCTTCAGAGGGATTGCCATGAACAAGCCCAGATACAGAATGCCGCCGATCAGAATTGCCAGTTGCCACCACACGAATTCATATCCGGTGAGCATGGACAGCGCGGGAACCGCTGACACCAGGCCTGCGGAAGAAATCCAGCTTGCCGCCACTGCCACAGTCATCATGATCGTGTTTTCCATCATTCCGAATTCACGACTGACAAGACCTGCACTTTTCAGTCCTTTGAAAATGGAGAAGATCAAAATTACCGCGACAATATCCACACCCAGTCCCCAACCGGATTTCAGACCGATGTATAGGTTTGAGAGTGACATCAGTCCTCCGAACAGCATGCCGGAGATAACTGCACGAGCCGTCAGTTGCGGTACGTCTCTCTGGTAGACATTCTCGTACCAATCGCGATCACGTTCTTCAACGGTCTTGTTCTGGGTTTCGTCAGACATTGGTCACCTCTGCAATGCGGAGAGTTATGGTAAACATCCGGAAATTATGCTTGGGAAGACATCAGAAAGCAGGAGTTGCTCAGGGAAGGAGCAGGAAAAACGCTTGGGATGTCAGATCAAAGTTGGATATACAGACGTTTTCGAAGGCGAATAGGTTGAGACTCAGAGAGGTTGTGCCGCAGGAACTGACGGCGGCAACATCAAAAGGCAATACTGTTTGCAGGACGCTTTTGCGCAGGCAGCTGCCGGAAACTGCGTTCAGAGACAATAGCCGACGGGGAAAGCCAAATCAGTTCAATCTACATTGTTCTTTATGATTTTGCAAGTGGGGAATCTGATAAACCCAACAATAATAACTTAATAAGATACTGCCCGTCCAATTTGCCCGGACAATGAAACTCATGATTATCTTTCAATTGGCTTCCCGGCACCGCCGTCCGCCTGGAAAGTGGTCTAATTGGCAAGAGGAATGTCCTGTGAGCAGTGCTTGGAGAAGAACGGCAGATTGCAAAGTGAATTTTGGAGTTCAATATCGCTCGGCGGAACTTTTGCACTCTGAGTGCGTTCTACTATCCCAGCCCAGCCGCCAAGCGGTTCCGAAGTACCTGCACTTATCGGAATCCCCGCCGACAACACCCCTTGATTGCGAGAAAAAAAAGCCTATCTTGACTTTACTTGCGCGCGAGAGTTCATAAGTAGTTTTATGCCCGCGACTCATTCCTGCTACGTCTCCCACTCACAATTCTCCTCTGGAGCTTCCGTGGACAACAATAAACACCCTGTTACTTTTGTTCCCTATCAGCAGAAAGACGAAACCCCGCGCGTTGCCGCAGTGACTCGAGTTGAATTCTCGCTCGACGGTTTGTCCGATGCCGATTTGCAAGTGCTCGGCCATCTTTCCGATGCTGCGGACTTGATCAACCCGATCTATCGTGACCAGTTTGAACCGAAAACACCTGCGATAGAACGCCTGCTCGACGGCATCATCGGTGTGGCATCGTCGGAACAGAAGGTCAAGATTCAGAATTACCGTACGATTCTCAATCTGCAAAACAGCCCGTATAGTCTACTTCCCCGCAAGAATCACCTGTTGGGTCTGACAAAAGACGAGGTAGCGGAGCTTGTCAAAAAGTCCGGCAAGAACAACCTGGAAGCGGACTTGGCGCTGGCCGCTCCGTTTTTGTTCGACGGACTCGCCTTGCCCGATAAAGCAGGGTTGTATCCGGATGATATGACTGAAGAGGAGTGGCGGGTGCTGGGCGACGAAGCAAATATCGTCAACGCGAGTTTTCAGCGAGTGAACGGCAAAGTTACGGGTAAGTTAAACGAAGACAAGTATCGTGCAACTCTTCAACCCGTCATAGAACATCTCATCAAGGCCCGTGACCTGACGCCTCACATCGGTTTCAGACTCTATCTCGATAGCAAGATTGAAGAACTTCGTCATGGCACACTCGAGTCGCGCCGCATCGCCGACTACATGTGGATCAAGCACAATGCACCGGTCGACTTGATTCTTAGCACGGCGCTCGAAGTCTATCTGGACAATTGGAAGAATGCGCGCGGCGAAGCGGCTGCCGCCGTCATGGTTGTGAACAACGAGGCGCAAAGCATGCTGCATGCGCTGGTGGATCGGCTGCCTGCACTCGAAGCTTCCGCTCCGTGGACGCACCGCAAGATGCAGATCGACAAGGACAAGTTGCCGCATTTGCGATTCGTGGATGTGTTGAATTGGAGCGGCGATTATGTCAACGGGCCTATGACGATTATTGCGCAGTCACTGCCGAACGATCATTGGGTTGTGAATCAAGTTGGCTCTGTCAACATGGTCTACCGGAATACAGGGAAAGCCGTTTACTCGCTTTCCGGCGAAATGATTGCAAGGGAGTTCCTGCCCAAGGATGTTTTTGAAAAGTACGGCGACGTGATGTTTGAGGCCACGCAGATCCATTCCGCATTGCACGAGTTGGGTCATACGACCGGAGCAATGGCACCGGAGCATTCCGGCAAGGAAGCCCGTGATTTGCTTGAAGCGGAATACTCTCCGCTCGAGGAAGCGCGCGCAGAATTATTTGGAATGTGGGCAATGCCGCAGATGGCCCGCGAAGGGGTCTTTCCGATGAAGCTGGCTGAGGCTGGGCACTACGGAATGGTCATCAGTATGGTTGGCGGCTTGCGCTTTGTTCCTGAGCAGGCGCACGTCAAAGCACGCAACCTCATGTGGCACTATTTCGTTCAGAACGGCGGAGTTGAAGAAGTCGTGGAAGAGGGCAAGAAGCGGTTTCGACTCAGGATTTCCCGTATTGAAGAACTCGTCGCGGAACTGCTTGGCATTGTGGGGAACACGAAAGCCGCCGGTGACAAGGCCGGTGCAATCAAGTTGCGGGAGACCTATTGCTTCACCGACCCCCTGCGCGAGGATGTGGAAAAGCGCATGGCTTCGTTTCCACTTGGCCGCGGCCTGATCTTCCCGCGCCTCAAGCGCGACGGCGACCGCTATGCGGCCGAACTTGAGTATCCCTCGTCGTTCATCGATCAACCGAGATACAGTGCCCGGCTGCTGGATGAAACAGCTTAGCAATTCCCCCGCGCTAAGAGATGGTGCAGACAACGACTGTGGGTTGATGCATCAGGCCCAAACTTAACAAATTCACAAGAGCCCCTATATCGGGGCTCTTGCATTCTTCTGCCTGATATGGACAGGTTTAATGCATAGATTCACACACGAACACTTGTCTGTAACTTCCGTCGTTTAGAAGAATGGGAGCCTCCATCACTTCCCTAATCCCTTCCGGAGTGATGAGCGTCGGATCGTACTTGAAGATGACTTTGTGCTCTGTGGCGAAAGTCTCAATTCCAGCGATTCCGGGAACGTCGGCATACAGATTTGTGAAAAAGTTCGCCGTCCCTTTGCACTTGACTCCCTGCACGGTGCATGTCACGGTCTCTCCGGCCACCGCTTCGAAGGTTGCATTGGTCGTCGGCTGTGTAAACACGTTACGCAACATGTAGCCGCTTAGGATTGCGGCAGTCACCAGAACAGGAAGAATGAAGCTCGGCACTTTCATTGCTTGCTCCTCAGATCGTTGCCTTAAGTTCCAGAGCCTGGTCCACCGGACAGGCGTCAACACATTCCAGGCAAAGCGTGCAATCGCGATGCCGCAGCTTTACTGTCGCATGCGGCGCAAGGTTCTGCGGGCACTTGCGTTGACAGTTACCGCACATGTTGCATTTACTTTCGTCACGAACCACCTTCAAGATTCCCAGCCGGCTGAACGGGTCAAATGTCGCGCCCATGGGACAAAGGTAACGACAGAAAAACATCGGGACGACGAACGCTCCGACGACCAGAGCAGCCAGCACAATCCAACTGACGATCCCTAACGAACCATGCCCAAAACCTGAGAACAGTAAAAAGAACGGGTCATATCCGCGGAGAATCAACTCACCTGACTTGTAGGTGAAATACAGGGCCGCAACAAGAACCACATAACGCAACAGCTTCAAGTATCCCTCTACTTTTTTTGTCGGCTGCGGACGTCTGCGCCAAAACAGTCCGGTGAATCTCGCGGCAAGTTCCCCCAGAAATCCGATAGGGCAGGCCCACCCGCAAAAAGCTTTTCGGGCAATCAATGCCAATACCAGAACACCGACCAGCATGGAGAGATTCAGAGGGCCGAGCGCGCAGCTGAACTCGCCTGCCTGCACCAATCCCCAGAGGCTTTCCATGCCTCCAAACGGACAAAAGGCCTCGAAACTACGGCTGCCGTAGCCCAAGGCCAGATAGACAATCAGTCCAAGAATAACCGTGAAAATGGAATACCGCAACCAGCGGGTGGGGTGCTTGAGTGCTCTCATAATCCACTGAGCATTTTATCTATTCAATTAAGAAATGCAAATATCTACTTATATATCCTGAAATCCGCAGAAGGCGATGACGTACTACAACGAGAGAAGTCAAGATAGTGAATTAAACACTCTTAACCCTCTTACCCTCCTTTCAAAACATACACTCGATTCAAACGAAAAGCAAGCCATTCTTCACAGCCCCGCAGGATTCTTATTTGTAACTTCCCAGCGATTGGAACGGTTCCAGACGCCTGATGCGCGGGCGATGCGGATGCACGCTGTATCAAGCCGTCAGCTTACGATACAGTGAACGGCGTGGACGATCATATTGCGACCCGAGTTCAGTGCGGCGACGCTGCTCATAGGCCTCAAAGTTACCTTCGAACCAACGAACAACTCCGTTACCTTCAAAGGCTAATATGTGCGTGCAGATACGGTCCAAGAAGAAGCGGTCGTGGCTGATTACCATCACACAGCCGCTGAAATCGAGTAGTGCGTTCTCCAGACTGCGCAGAGTTGTGATATCTAAGTCGTTACTCGGCTCATCCAGCAGCAGGAAATTCCCGCCCTTTCGCAGCAGTTTCGCAAGATGCACGCGATTGCGCTCTCCGCCCGAAAGATTGCCTACGAACTTCTGCTGATCTCCGCCACGGAAATTGAATTTCGACACATAGGCGCGCGATGAGATCTCTTTGCCACCCATGAAAATTGTGTCGGTTCCGCCTGTAATCTCTTCAAAGACGGTGTGTTTATCGTCCAAGTCATCCCGCATCTGGTTGACGTACTCAAGAACTACCGAAGGTCCGAGACGGATTGAACCGCTGTCGGGCTTCTCTTCGCCCGTGATCATGCGAAACAGCGTCGACTTTCCTGCGCCGTTTGGGCCGATAACGCCCGTGATACTGCCTGGCGGGAGAAACAAATTCAGGTCCTTGATAAGATTGACGTCACCGTAGCTCTTAGATACGTTCTCAATCTCCAAAACGACGTCTCCCAGATGCGGTCCGGGTGCAATCTGAATATCCATGTTCTGAGTGTTCATCTCAAACACTTCTTTGGACCGTTGCTCATACTCGGCCATGTGCTTGTGACTCTCGGCAAGACGATCCCGCTGCGTCATCCTAATCCAAGCCAGCTCGCGTTTCAAAGAGGCCAATTTTGCTGAAGGCTTTTTGTCCGGACTCTCCATGGTCTGAATTTTTTGCTCAAGCCACGACGAGTAGTTGCCTTCCCAGGGAATTCCCTTTCCCGCATCAAGCTCGAGAATCCACTTTGTTATGTTGTCCAGAAAATAGCGATCGTGAGTGGAAATGATGACCGTCCCCTCAAACTCCCGTAATTGCTTTTCCAGCCAGAGCACGGTTTCCGCATCGAGATGGTTTGTCGGCTCGTCAAGCAGCAGAATATCCGGACGCTCGATCAGCGCACGACAGAGCGCAACGCGCCGCCGCTCGCCGCCGGAGATCTGCGAGACCGGCATATCACCGTCCGGCAGGAAGAGGGCGTCGGAAGCCACTTCAACTTGATGCTCGAGGTTCCAGCCGTCCACCTTATCAATCTCGTCCTGCAGATGCTGCATGCGATCAAGGGCTTTCATCATGGCATCCCCTTCCATCGTCGCCACGTCGTTGGCAAGCTGATTGTACTTGTTCAGCAAGCTAAGGGTCGGAGCAAAAGCCGTCTCAACATTCTCACGGACAGTCTTGCTCAAGTCGAGTTCGGGCTCTTGAGCGACGAGCACGGCACGCACACCTTTAGCGGGCTCCGCAGACCCCTGGAAGTCTTTGTCCAATCCTGCCATGATACGAAGCAGGGTTGACTTCCCCGAGCCATTGTCTCCCACCAGTCCGATCTTCGCTCCGGGATAAAATGCTAGGTTGATATCTTCAAGAACCTTTTCATGACCATAGAGCTTGGTCAGGTTCTGCATGACAAATATGAATTGAGGAGCCATATGCCTTTCTGCAAAAGTGAAACATTGACTTGAGGCGTTTCATGGCCTCACTACTCGAGAAACTAACGGCGGCGATGCCGAGTTCTCATTAATCGGACTTCGGTCGTCTGACAAAGACTGCCACGATGGCGACTAAAGCACTGATACCGATTGCCCACCTAAGCTCGAGTGCGGTCTGATAGTGAGTGGCGGCCCAGGTTAGCAGAAGAAAACAGGCAACACCTGCAATGACACCTCGCACAAGCGGCCACAGGAAGAATGACGCCACCTTGCTGATAATCCCGAACACGACAATTACAGCGAGCAGCCCCAAACCAACCTTAGTCCAAGTCAGATCATTAAGCCAATCAGTAGTTATCGGTAAACTAAAATCCATTTGTAACTCCTCAGTCACGCAAGTGTATAGTTAATAATATTCCAGCATGTACACAGATTTCCGCGGCCGCTTTTGCACCACAAGACCCTGAGCCGAAATACCATCACACGGAACTCCGCTAAAAATCCTGCAGTTATCACATTCAGCACAGCCTCGTTCTGGCACTCACGCTAATGAAAGTAGTCACTATAGAGAAATCGTTTTATCTTGCGCGTGGAGGTCTTCTCAAATTCACCTTCAAGCAACCGCCACTCTCGAATGTTTTGATACGCCGGTGAACTACTGTTGTATCTGCGGATGACTTCAGTTGCAATCTCCTCGGGAGATTTTTGCGACGAGTGAAGTTGGACGTACTCATCATCCAGTTTTATCAGCGCGCACAGTTTCTCTCCCCTTCCGCCCTTTCGCTCCACCGCGAGCACCAAAGCATCGGAGATCGCCTCCTCTGCCATCAGTTTAGCCTCAATTTCCTCCGGATACACATTCTTTCCCGCCGACGTGACAATCACATTCTTGAGCCGACCCGTCAAATACAAATACCCGTCACGATCGAGATACCCTGCATCCCCGGTATGCAGCCAGCCCTCCTGCAACACGCGGCTTGTTGCGTCCGGGTTTTCATAGTACCCCTGCATGATGTTTGGCCCACGTGCGCATACTTCGCCGATTCCAGCCTGATTGGGATCCTTGATCCTCAGAGTGACACCTCGCAATGCGGGTCCCACCGAACCAATCTTGTTTCTCGCCGGCGGGTTAACGCAGAGGACCGGACTGGTTTCGGTCAGTCCATAGCCTTGAACCAGCACAAAGCCCAGCGACTCGAAGAACTTGTTCACAACAACCGGCAGAGCTGCACCGCCGGAAACCATGAGTCGAACCGAACTCAGTCCAGCTTTTACACGGAGTGACTTGAAAAGAGTGCGACCTGGATTCAGACCGAGAGGCCGAATGCATTGCGAGATCCACATCAAAGCATAGAAAAGCGTTTGCTTCATCGTCGATGATGAATCAACGGCACGCAGAATGCCGATCTTGATATTTTCGAACAGTTGCGGAACACCTACCAGCACGCTGACTCCGCAGATGCGTATGTCATCAATGACGTCGCGGGAGCGAAAGCTGGTAGCAAGTGTCGCACGAGCACCTTTCGCGATCGGAAGCAGCATCGTGACCGTGCTGGCGAACGTATGATGCAGCGGCAACAGCAACAGGAAATTGTCTTCCGCCTCTATCTCGCAAACCTCGCAGCACGCCAACACGTTGGAAATCAGGTTCTCATGCGTGAGTACAACGCCTTTCGAGTGACCGGTAGTCCCGGATGTAAAGATCACAGCCGCCACATCCGTCGGACGCCGGTCGAACGGGACATCTTCCAAATTCGCATCGTCTTCCGCGCCCGTTACTTGCGTGAAGCATTCGACTCTCACCAGATGTTTTTGCTTGTCTTGAATCTCTTGAAGCTGAGTCACAAAACGCTCGGAACAGAGCACAAGACTTGCATCGGACAGTTCGAGGACATGCAGAATCTCAGCAAGTGGCATGAGCGAATCTATCGGCACAACAATGCATCCGGCCTGCAAAATGGCGAGATACGCTATCACCCAGTCGCTGCTATTCTCCCCAAGCAACGCGATCCGATCATTCTTCTGAAGACCCGCGTGAAGTAAACTCCTCGCACGTCCTTCGATCTTTGTCAGAACATCGCCGTAGGTAAGCCGGAAGATTTCTTCACCCTTCCGATACTGCAGGAACGGCTCAGCGGATCGCTTAGCTGCTGCTGCACGAAATAGTGCGGGGATTGTGTCGGCAATTACTCCCGCCATAGCTGCTATCCTTGCACCTTTGCGGGTTTCCTGATCCATTTCCTAATCAGGAGCAAACCAATTGGCGAAACCAAGGCAATTAGACCATAGATTGCCCATAGGGTTCCGCTGTCTTGTGCGCCCTGTTCGGGGATGAAGTGTTCGAGCATTGTTCCAGAGTACAAACCCGTCGTGAACTTGGCAAGAAACCACGGTATCCCTGCCAATCCCATATACGCGCCAACTTGGCCGGCAGGAGCAAGTTCCGCTACGTATTCAAAGAACCTGCTCGACCAGATGGCTTCCCCCAGCGAAAATACCAGAATATAGGTGATGAGCAGCGTTACGTCCGGTGTTGTCGCAAGGATGAATGTGGACAATGCCGACACTACGGTCCCGACGATCATCATGGAGATAACATTCACTTTGCGCGTCATCGCCGCGACGAGCGGCACGGCAAAGGTGATGATCAGAGGATTCAGTCCCTGAAACCACTCGTAGCGCGCGCCAACTGCATCTGGAAAGCAGCGCATTATGTAGTGCGGCATGGTCAACCACTGATGCGCAAACATTGTTCGCACCGGCAATAGCACAAATATGAAAGCCATAAATCGCGAATCCAGAATCGGGAGCGATCTAAGTTTCTGACTCAATGTTAGTCGTTCAGAGTGCTCCAGCTTTATGTGCACGACGCGGTCATGATCTTCCACTTTGCGTGTAAACAGCAAGAGTATCGCCAACAGCACTACCCCGTTCACTGCGGCCATCGTCCAGAACACCGATTCAATGCCGCCGCGCTCGCGGATGTAAGGTGAGACATAACTTTCAATCACAATCCCGAAGTTCATGATCGCATAGATCAAACTGTAGCTGATTGCGGAAGTCCGCGGGTCGGAGAACTCCTTTGCACCTGCGTAGAGCGACGGCTGCAGGACGCCGGTCCCGAGCGCCATTAACGCGAGGCTTGTCCAGAGCATAATCTCGGATGCGTCAAACAGAGGGCTTGAGGTGAGGAAGATGCGGCCCACAAGTAACAGCAGCAGCGAAACCATCAGCGCCTTGCGCACTCCCAGCCGATCCGAGACAAAGCCGCCAAAAAACATAAACAGCGTGACCGCACCCGTAAACATCGAGACGGCCACGCCGGTCATCTGGTCGGTCAACCCCAGCTGATCGTGGATGAACAACGTCAGCAAATTCA
Encoded here:
- a CDS encoding 4Fe-4S binding protein yields the protein MRALKHPTRWLRYSIFTVILGLIVYLALGYGSRSFEAFCPFGGMESLWGLVQAGEFSCALGPLNLSMLVGVLVLALIARKAFCGWACPIGFLGELAARFTGLFWRRRPQPTKKVEGYLKLLRYVVLVAALYFTYKSGELILRGYDPFFLLFSGFGHGSLGIVSWIVLAALVVGAFVVPMFFCRYLCPMGATFDPFSRLGILKVVRDESKCNMCGNCQRKCPQNLAPHATVKLRHRDCTLCLECVDACPVDQALELKATI
- the ettA gene encoding energy-dependent translational throttle protein EttA, encoding MAPQFIFVMQNLTKLYGHEKVLEDINLAFYPGAKIGLVGDNGSGKSTLLRIMAGLDKDFQGSAEPAKGVRAVLVAQEPELDLSKTVRENVETAFAPTLSLLNKYNQLANDVATMEGDAMMKALDRMQHLQDEIDKVDGWNLEHQVEVASDALFLPDGDMPVSQISGGERRRVALCRALIERPDILLLDEPTNHLDAETVLWLEKQLREFEGTVIISTHDRYFLDNITKWILELDAGKGIPWEGNYSSWLEQKIQTMESPDKKPSAKLASLKRELAWIRMTQRDRLAESHKHMAEYEQRSKEVFEMNTQNMDIQIAPGPHLGDVVLEIENVSKSYGDVNLIKDLNLFLPPGSITGVIGPNGAGKSTLFRMITGEEKPDSGSIRLGPSVVLEYVNQMRDDLDDKHTVFEEITGGTDTIFMGGKEISSRAYVSKFNFRGGDQQKFVGNLSGGERNRVHLAKLLRKGGNFLLLDEPSNDLDITTLRSLENALLDFSGCVMVISHDRFFLDRICTHILAFEGNGVVRWFEGNFEAYEQRRRTELGSQYDRPRRSLYRKLTA
- a CDS encoding AMP-binding protein, encoding MAGVIADTIPALFRAAAAKRSAEPFLQYRKGEEIFRLTYGDVLTKIEGRARSLLHAGLQKNDRIALLGENSSDWVIAYLAILQAGCIVVPIDSLMPLAEILHVLELSDASLVLCSERFVTQLQEIQDKQKHLVRVECFTQVTGAEDDANLEDVPFDRRPTDVAAVIFTSGTTGHSKGVVLTHENLISNVLACCEVCEIEAEDNFLLLLPLHHTFASTVTMLLPIAKGARATLATSFRSRDVIDDIRICGVSVLVGVPQLFENIKIGILRAVDSSSTMKQTLFYALMWISQCIRPLGLNPGRTLFKSLRVKAGLSSVRLMVSGGAALPVVVNKFFESLGFVLVQGYGLTETSPVLCVNPPARNKIGSVGPALRGVTLRIKDPNQAGIGEVCARGPNIMQGYYENPDATSRVLQEGWLHTGDAGYLDRDGYLYLTGRLKNVIVTSAGKNVYPEEIEAKLMAEEAISDALVLAVERKGGRGEKLCALIKLDDEYVQLHSSQKSPEEIATEVIRRYNSSSPAYQNIREWRLLEGEFEKTSTRKIKRFLYSDYFH
- a CDS encoding MFS transporter; amino-acid sequence: MTRASRAYWLVNLVNFGDGIAYFGILNLLTLFIHDQLGLTDQMTGVAVSMFTGAVTLFMFFGGFVSDRLGVRKALMVSLLLLLVGRIFLTSSPLFDASEIMLWTSLALMALGTGVLQPSLYAGAKEFSDPRTSAISYSLIYAIMNFGIVIESYVSPYIRERGGIESVFWTMAAVNGVVLLAILLLFTRKVEDHDRVVHIKLEHSERLTLSQKLRSLPILDSRFMAFIFVLLPVRTMFAHQWLTMPHYIMRCFPDAVGARYEWFQGLNPLIITFAVPLVAAMTRKVNVISMMIVGTVVSALSTFILATTPDVTLLITYILVFSLGEAIWSSRFFEYVAELAPAGQVGAYMGLAGIPWFLAKFTTGLYSGTMLEHFIPEQGAQDSGTLWAIYGLIALVSPIGLLLIRKWIRKPAKVQG